The Comamonas endophytica sequence CTACCTGGTGTCGAAGGCGATCAGGAACGCCAAGGTGGTGGGCTTCGCCGACCTGGGCATGGAAGCGATCTACGAATTCGACGTGGTCGACATGCCGGTCACGGTGGCCGTCGACGCGGGCGGCACCAGCGCCCACATCACCGGCCCGGCGATCTGGAAGGAAAAGATCGCCACCGGCGAATTCAAGGGCATCGCGCTGGCCGGCGCCTGAGCCCGCGGCGGCCTGCTGCAGGCCGCCTGCGGACACGGCATACTTGCACGCGGGCCGCCCGGGCCCGCACTCCCTGCGCTCTCTCATGCACCACTTCCCCATCGGCATCTTCGACAGCGGCATCGGCGGCCTCAGCGTCCTGCAGGCGCTGCGCGGCGAGCTGCCGCAGGAGCAGCTGGTCTATGTCGCAGACAGCGGCCACGCACCCTATGGCGAGCGCGACGAGGCCTTCGTGCAGCAGCGCACGGGCGCCATCGCGCGCCACCTGCGCGCGCAATACGGCATCAAGGCGCTGGTCATTGCCTGCAACACCGCCACCGCCGCAGCCGTCGAGCAATTGCGCCGCGAGATGCCCGACCTGCTGCTGATCGGCGTCGAGCCCGCGCTCAAGCCCGCGGCGCAAAGCAGCCAGACGCACCATGTGGGCGTGATGGCCACGCGCGGCACGGTGGGCAGCGCGCGCTTCGCGCGCCTGCTGGCCGAGCATTCGCAGCACACGCGCTTTTCGGTGCAGGCCTGCGACGGGCTGGCCCTGGCCATCGAGCAGGCCACCGAGCAGCCCGCGCCCGCGCGGCTGGAGGACGGCGCACTTTGGGCGCACTGCGCGCGCCACACCGCGGCATTGGGCCGTTTCGGTCGCAACGCCGGCGAGATCGACACCCTGGTGCTGGGCTGCACCCATTACATCTTCGTCAAGGACGAGCTGCGCGCGCTGCTCGGCCCCGACATCGCGCTGATCGACACCGGCAGCGCCGTCGCGCGCCAGGTGCGGCGCCTGCTGGAGCAGGCCGGACTGCTCGCGCCCGAGGGCCTGGCGCCGCGGATCGAGCTGTTCGCGACCGGCGGGCTCAACAGCCTGCAGGCGGCGGCGCAGCGCTGGCTCGGGCTGCCAGCGGGATCCTGCGCGCATATCGACATCGGCTGAGGCGCCCCGCCCCGTCATGCGGAAAAACGGCGGGGGTGAAGCCTTGGCCGGCCTGGGGACCGGCTGTGCTGCCGGCGCCATGGGTGCGGTTCCCGGCTGGCTGGATTGCTGCAAAGTTGGACGAAGGAAGCATGTCATCCCCAGAGAACCCCATGCGGCCAACTGGAGCACGGCAGCTCATCCTCGCGGAGAAAAACACCACCGATGGGATCATTGCTGTGCGTCGTCGGGGATATCGAGGACGCAGAGTTGCGGCGGGAAACCAGCAGCGCTTCCTCTGACCACAATGCCCCAACGGCATCCGGAATGTTTTCGCCGTCGAAAAGCACCGGGCTGAGCTGCACTTGCACCTCCCGCGAGGCCGGGGCAACCATCGGATCACCAGCGGCCGCGCCAGCCGCCTGCGCAAGCCGGTGGGCCTCAGGCTGCACAGGCTCGATTGCGCCCCCCGCTGCGGTCGAGCCTGTGCCGTTGACAGGATTCATCCGCGCACCGGCGCGACGCAGGGTTTCCATCATGGCGGGATTGCCGATCTTTGCGCCCGTTGCAGTTCGATACCGAGATCGGCCCCGGCGCACCGCAGCGCTTCGACCACAGGCAGGTGCCCGTTTCCGGTCGCAAGCATTGCGGCGGAGTGCTGGCTTTGCTCGACCGCAGTGAAGCCGGCGCCTGCGGCGAGCAGCGCCTTGGCGATGTCGAGATGGCCCAGGCGCGCGGCCATCATGAGCGCAGTGAAGCCATCCCTGGCGCGGGCATCGACCTGCCCTGCGCATCCACCACAGTCTGGTTTCCGGCAAGCGCGGCCTGCATCGGCGCGGCGGTGCCATCGGCCGCGACGGCATTGCCATCCGCTCTAGGAGCCTGCAGCAGCGTCCGCACGGCGGCCACGTCGGCATTGCGCTGCGCGGCCGGCAGTCTGGGCTGGAGATCCGCGTCCATGTCCACCGGCGCGGCATGACCATGCCAGGCTGCCAACATGAACACCCTGGCGCCCTTTTCCCCTGCGCCATTCACGTTCGCCTCGGCCCCCGCCATGACGCGCCAACTGGCGGCGTCGTTGATGCTCATGCGCATATGCCATCGGAGATCCGCGCCAGCCCGCGCCAGCATTGCCACGACATCCTGATGACCATGGCGCGCCGCCATTACCAGCGCCATCACCAGTGGCGTCTGGCCTGTGTGCATGCGCGCTTTGGCTTGCAGCAAGGCGGCAACGATGTCGGCGTGTCCCCGTGAGGCAGCCACGATCAGTGGCGTCATGCCGTACCGATCGGTGCCATCCACCTGGGCCCCGGCGTACAACAGCGCTTGCACGATATCGGCGCGGCCAACATAAACCGCGTGAAAGATCACGGGCAAACGCGTGTGATCGACGGCATTGGCATCCGCACTGTGCTCCAGCAACACCTCGACCATGTCCAGACGTCCGAGATCCACCGCATGCAGCAATGCCGTCCAGCCCTGGCTGTCGACGGCATGGACATCGGCGCCAGCTCGCAACAATGCATGCACCGCCATCGGGGTCCTATGCATCACCGCCTCGTGGACCGCAGTAACGGGCAGCGCCATCTGGTTGGCAAAAATCCCGGCTGGCCGTGGCATATCTGTGGCTCCAGCCGCGCGGAATGTTGCGCCGATTTGAAAGGCAGAAAACATTTTGGGTCTCGGTTATGGGACTTGGTTGAAAAGCAAGGGTTGGACAGATTCGTAACCATCCAACGACGGTCCATCGATTTACCGGCCGGCGCCTGGCGCGCTGCCGGGATCGGTGCGTCTGCGGCGACCGGTGCCGACACGACCCCATGGACTGAAGCACGTGTGCGCACAGCGCGGCCTGGCTGCCTCATGCGGGATAGCGGGCATCGGAGTCCGGTCGTTGCACCCGCGCATGGCCCTGCTCGTGGTGGTTCCAGGCGTACTCGTCGAAATTGCCGATGGGTGGCAGCGATTCGTTCCAGTCATCCAGCGATGCCGGGGCTTGATCCGCCATCGGCATGGTCGAAGTGCCGGCCCCGACGCGCGGATCGGCCCCGAAGTGCATTGGCAACCAGGCTGGTGCAGCCCGCTGTTCGGCGGCGCCCGGGCGCGCTGCGGCGGGGACCGCGGCAGCGGCAGCCGAGGCGGGCCCCTGGGGGATCGGGGGCTGGCGCGCATATGCCGCTTCCGCCAGCAGGTCCGTGACGCCAACGTGGCCTGCATTCATGGCAACGATCAGCGCACTGTGTCCCTCGCCATCCACGGCATCGATGTTCGCTCCGGCTTGCAACAGCACGCGCACCACACCGGCATGCCCCCGGCCCGCCGCCATCAGCAGCGCAGTCAAGCCGTTGACAGCCGCATCCCGGTCAGCGCCTGCATTCAGCAACATTTTCACGATGGCGTCACGACCCTGCCGCGCCGCAGACATGAGAAAAGTCTCGCCGGCACGCACGGCACCGGCACACGCCCCGGCCTGCAGCAGCGTTTGGGCGGCCGCATCGCTGCCTTCGTCGATGGCTGCCGACATACACGCATTGATATCTGCGCCAAGTTTCACCAGTTCCTGGACGACACCCACTTTGGCGTTCTTTGCCGCATAGGCGATTGCAGCGTCTCCCGCACCATCGACTGCCTCCACTGCGGCGCCTTCAAGGGCCAGCAGGCGCACTACATCGGTCTGACCATAGCGGGCGGCCAGCATGAGCGGCGTGATGCCTTGCGCAGCGACGGCGTTGGCATCGTTGCCCGCTTTCAGCAACGCCTTGACCGCATCGACGCAGCCGCTTCGGGCCATATGGTGGATGGCCGTCATGCCGTGATCGTCGACGGCGTCGGCACGTGCGCCCTGGCCCAGCAGATAGATCACCACATCCGCCAGGCCCAGCCTGGCCGCGATCAGCAGCGATGACAATCCGCTGCCATTGTCGCCATTGACCTGGGCCCCGGCCTGCACCATGCGGGTCACCAGCAAGAAGCTGCCGCTTTGCATGGCGGTCACCAAATTGGCCTCGAGGAGGCTCCAGCCGCCACCAAAGCGCTCACCGTCTCGGCGCAGCCCCGAATCGCTGCCAGCATCAATGCGCTGTATCCATTGGTGTCGACGCCGTTGGCATCCGCGTTGGCACGCAGCAAGGCCTTCACGATGCCGGTCTCGCCGTCTTGGACCGCCACCAGCATATGGGCGGTGATATCTGCTCCGGCACGCAACAGCGCGGCCAGCATCTCGGGCCGATCGTGCAATGCCGCCCACATCACCGGTGAGGGCCGCTGGCCCGGGACAGCGCCCAAGAACGCGCCATGCTGCGCCAGCGTACTCACCACCTCCACATGGTTCCTCAGGACGCCAACCATCAGCGCGCCGAGACCATGGACAGTGACTGCATTGACAGGGGCGCGAGCTTCGAGGAGCAAGCTCACCATCCGCACATGCCCATTCATTGCGGCCAAAATCAGCGGCGTCGCCCCCAGATCATTGCTTGCATTCACATGTGCACCGCCTCGCATCAGTGCCAGGGCAATGTCGGCGTAGCCCCGCTTTGCGGCCAGCATGAGCGGTGTGTCACCGTCTGCGTCGAATACGTTGACGTTTGCCTGCGCTTGCACCAGTGCATGGACGATGCCTACATCGCCGCCCATCACCGCCAGAAAAATTGCGGTACGACCGCGGCGGTCGGCGATATCGGTGGCGGCTCCGGCGTGCAGCAGTGCTTCGACTTCGGCAAGCTGGCGGTGCTCCACTGCATGCATCAAGGGCGTCCACCCCCGAGGATCCACCTGGTCCACATTCGCTGCATGCGCAGGCGTGAGCTGGAATGGGGTATTTGCTGCAGCGCTGAAGTCGTCGTGCTGCATGTCGTCGGGATGCGGATCTTGCTGCAACGCAACGGCGAGCGCCGGGAATTCGTTGCCCTCTGGCAGTGCCATATTCCGGAACGCAATGGGCGCGAAGGTCTGGGTGGATACAGAAATCATGAGGCTCTCTATAGTCACAAGGCTTCCACCATGCATGGAATGGCGTCCGTAGCCTCGAATAAATCTATTTGAATCAAAACATGATAGATTTTACCTATTGAGCGGCATCAAGTCAACGCTGCTTGTCCCGGGATGGCCGGCATGCAATGGAAACGCCTGCTGTGCCTGCATCGCCTGCAGGCACCGGTCGACATTCCACGCCCCGAGCTTCGATCGGTGGCACGGTCAGGCGCGGCGGCGCCTGGCGACCGCGCGGCGCCAAAGACAATATCCAGGGGAAAGGGCGAGCTATTGCGGCGCTGGCGCCGGCCCCCAAAGACGCGCGCCGCCCGCATCCAGATGGGTCAGGTACAGCCGCACATCGAACTCGTACTGGTGATAGGACGGCTCCATGTGGGAGCACAGCTGATAGAAGGCTTTGTCGTGGTCCTTCTCGCGCAGGTGGGCCAGCTCGTGCACCACGATCATGCGCAGGAATTCCTCGGGCGTGTTCTTGAACATCGCGGCCACGCGGATCTCGTGGCGCGCCGACAGCTTGCCGCCCTGCACCAGCGCGCGGCTGGTGTGCAGCCCGAGTGCATTGCGCACCACGTGGATCTTGCTGTCGTAGGCGACCTTCTGCAGCGTTGCGCCCTTGCGCAGGTGCTGCGCCTTGAGTTCGGCGGTGTATTCGTACAGCGCCTTGTCGGTGCGCAGCGCATGCGCCTGGGGGTATTTGCGCTGCAGCAGCGCGGCGGTGCCGCCGCTCGCGAGCAGCGCGCGCACCTGGTCCTGCAGCTGCGCAGGATAGGAGCGCAGATAGGGAAGGTCCATGGGCGTGCTGCCCGGCTGCGGCGAACGCGCCGCGCGCGCGGACATCAGTGCAGGTGGCGCGGGCGGCGGTTGCCGCCGCTGCCGTGGCCGGAGCCACCCGAGCCGCCGGGCCCGCGCGGGGGCTTGCCGATCTCCAGCGAGTTCACCAGCGCATCGAAGCGCAGCGAGAACAGCTTGTCGATCTCGGCGACCACGCCGCCGAGCTCGGCGCCGTCGAAATGGCGCTCCATCATGTTGACCACGTCCTGCACCAGCAGGTCGCGCTGCACCTGCATGATGGCCGCGGGCGTGGGGCCGACGAACAGCATCAGGAAGTCGTCGCGCGACTCGGCATCCTCGGCCTCTTCCTCTTCGTCGAACTCGGTGTCATAGAACGTGACTTCGATGGCCGCGCCCTGCTCCGACAGCTCGTTGAGGCTCATGCACATCTCGTCGAGCGTCTGGCGGAAGTCGTCGTCGCCGCGCACCGTCCAGCAGATCTGCAGGCGATGCTCGCGCGCGTCGAACTGGATACCCGGCTCTTCTTCATAGACGCTGGTCGCGCCATCGGCCAGCGAGCGCGCGCCGGCGTAGCTCCACAGCGGCTTGAGCGCTTCCTGCAGCTGCTCGAAGCTGGTCTGGGCCGTGAGCACCACCTGGCCGTGGACGTGGATTTCAAAAGGAGGGTTGTAACTTGACATGTTCGAATCTCGCTGGGCACTGTTCGGGGAAAACCGCTGTGTGACTGTTCGTTATGGAGGCAATTTCCACGCTGTCCGGGGAGCACCATGCCGACCGGACATCCCGCCGTGCGGAGACGGGCTATTTTCGCATGTATCGCGGGCCGCCGGATTCAGACCACGACCGGCTCGGGTTCGAGCCGGATACCGAAGCGCTCGTACACGCTGGTCTGGATGGCGCGCGCCAGCGTCATGACCTCGCCGCCGGTGACGCTGGCGCTGTCCGAATGCCGGTTGCCGCGGTTGACCAGCACCAGCGCCTGGCGTTCGTAGACCCCGGCCTTGCCCATGCTCTTGCCCTTCCAGCCGCAGGCATCGATCAGCCAGCCCGCGGCCAGCTTGATGCTGCCGTCGGTCATCGGGTAGTGCACGATGCGCGGCTCGCGCGCGATGATGTCGGCGCACTGCTCGGCCGTGACCGTCGGATTCTTGAAGAAGCTGCCGGCATTGCCCAGCACCTCGGGGTCGGGCAGCTTGGCGCGGCGGATCTCGCAGACCCAGTCGAAGATCTGGCGCGCCGTCGGCTGCTCGACACCTGCCTCGGCGCGCTTGCGCTCGATGTCCAGGTAGCCGATCTCGGGTTTCCAGGCCTTCGGTAACGCGAAGCGCACGCGCGTGATGACGGCGCGGCCCGCCAGGCCCATGCCGCGCGCGTCCGCCGGCGCATGCTTGAAGACCGAGTCGCGGTAGCCGAAGGCGCACTGCGCGGCATCGAGCGTGAAGCCCTCTCCCGTCACCAGATCGACGGCATCGAGCGACTCGAAACGGTCCTGCAGCTCGACGCCATAGGCGCCGATGTTCTGCACCGGCGCCGCGCCCACGGTGCCGGGAATCAGCGCCAGGTTCTCCAGCCCGGGCAGGCCCTGGTCGAGCGTGAAGGCCACCAGGTCGTGCCAGCGCTCGCCGGCGCCGGCCTCGACGATCCACGCCGCAGGTGTCTCGCGCACCAGGCGCATGCCCTTGATCTCCATCTTCAGCACGACCGGCTCGACATCGCCGGTCAGCACGATGTTGCTGCCGCCGCCCAGCACCAGCACCGGCTGGCGGCCCCAGAGCGGGTCGGCGCGCAAGGCGCGCAGGTCATCCTCCGAATGCACGCGCACCAGCGCCTGGGCGCGGGCGGCGATGCCAAAGGTATTGCAATGCTGCAGGGGTACGTTTTTCTCGACTAACATCTCATGGATTGTCGCACCGCGCCCCGGACCCCGCTGGCCACCGGCCGATCGCCCCTGCCGCCATCCGCCCGCCGCGCGCCCCACACCTTTCAGGAAAGAGAAATTCACATGCCATCCTTTGACACCGTTTGCGAAGCCGATTTTGTGGAAGTCAAGAACGCGGTGGAGAACGCCTCCAAGGAGATCGCCACCCGCTTCGACTTCAAGGGCACCTCGGCGGCCGTGGAGCTCAAGGACAAGGAAATCACCATGTACGGCGACGCGGACTTCCAGCTGACCCAGGTGGAAGACCTGCTGCGCAACAAGCTGACCAAGCGCAACGTCGACGTGCGCTTTCTCGACATCCAGAAGGCGCAGAAGATCGGCGGCGACAAGCTCAAGCAGGTCGTCAAAGTGCGCAACGGCATCGAGTCCGAACTGGCCAAGAAGCTGCAGAAGCTGATGAAGGAAAGCAAGCTCAAGGTGCAGGCCGCGATCCAGGAGGAGAAGGTGCGCATCACCGGTGCCAAGCGCGACGACCTGCAGGCGGCGATGGCGCTGATCCGCAAGGAGATCGACGACGTGCCCCTTTCCTTCAACAATTTCCGCGACTGAGCAATACGCGATGCGCCCTGCGCTTGTCCGTGCCTGCATGCTTGGGTTGTGCACCCTGCCATTCCTGGCCGGCGCCCAATCCGTGGCGCTGACCGGCATCCTGGGCAGCAAGGCGCTGCTGGTGATCGATGGCACGGCGCCGCGCAGCCTGGCGGCGGGCGAGGGCCGCGGCGCGGTGCGTGTGCTCGAGGTCGGGCGCGACACGGCGCTGGTCGAGATCGCCGGACGGCGCCAGCAGCTGCGCCTGGGCGAGGCGCCGGTGCAGCTCGGGGCGCGCTCAGCCGAGGGCGAAGGGCCCGAGCAGCTGGTGCTGTTTGCCGACAGCCGCGGGCATTTCACCGAGCAAGGCGAGATCAATGGCCGGCCGATGCGCTACCTGGTGGACACCGGCGCCAGCGCGGTGGCCATCGGCCGCGCCGAGGCGGATCGCCTGGGCCTGACCTACCTGCAGGGCGAGACGGTGCAGCTGGGCACGGCCAATGGCGCGGTGCGCGGCTGGCGCCTGCGGCTGGACTCGGTGCGCGTGGGCGGGCTGCAGGCGCGCGGCGTCGACGCCGTGGTCGTGCCCCAGTCCATGCCCTACGTGCTGCTGGGCAACAGTTTTCTCTCGGGATTCCAGATGACGCGCCAGGGCGACCGCATGGTGCTGGAAAAGCGCTGACATGCAAGCCATCGCCCTGCCCCAAGCCGCCAACGCGCCTGCTGCCGACGCGCACCATGAAGAGCTGCGTGGGCTCTGGGCGGAGCTCGAAGCGGCGCTGTCGCTGCTGCTGGAGGCGCCGCTGCAGGTGCAGAACTTCGAGGCACGGCTGCGCCAGCTGGCCGACTGGCTGCAGGAGCTGGTGGCGCACGACAGCGACGCCGCGCTGTACCTGGTGTTCCAGCTCGCGGCCGAGTCCAGCGCCGGCTACAGCGCCTCGCACGCGCTGGTGTCGGCCACGCTGTGCGAGGTGCTGGCGCCCGCGCTGGGCCTGCCGGCGCACGAGCGCCAGGCGCTGGTCTGCGCGGCCTTCACCATGAACATCGGCATGACGCAGCTGCAGGACCAGCTGGCGCTGCAGCGCGAGCCGCCGAATGCGGCGCAGCGCGCTCAGATCGAGCGCCATGCGCTCGAGAGCCAGGCGCTGCTGGTGCGGCTGTTCGTCGACGATCCGCTGTGGCTGGACACCGTGGCCGCGCACCACCCGCGTGCCCGGGCCAAGGCGCCGCTGGCGCAGCTGGGCGCGGCCGAGCGGCTGGCGCGCATCCTGGCCAGCGTCGACCGCTATGGCGCCATGCTCAGCCCGCGCAAGTCGCGCGGCGCGCGCAGCGCCACCGATTCGGTGCGGGTCATCGTCGGCAGCGAGCCCACGCCCGAGGATGAGGTCGGCTATGCGCTGGTGCGCAGCGTCGGGCTGTGCCCGCCGGGCACGCTGGTGCGGCTGGACAACGGGGACACCGCCGTGGTGCTGCGCCGCAGCAGCCGGCCCCTGCAGCCGCTGGTGGCGCGCGTGCTCGACGGCACGGGCCAGCCCTTCAAGACACCGGCGCTGCACGACACCGCGCGCGGCGCGCCGCGCATCGTCGCGGCGCTGGCGCGCCTGGATCTGGCGCGGCGCATCCCGCCCCAGACGATGGCGCTGCTCGGGGTCTATGTCGGCCGCTCGCGGCCCGCGAGCGCACAGGAGCCGGGCGAGGCGCCCGCGGTCTGATTCAGCCGCCCTTGCCCGCGCCCGGAGCCTTCTTGCCCAGGCGCGACTCCTTGCCGGCCATCAGGCGCTTGATGTTTTCACGGTGGCGCCAGATCAGCAGCAGGCCCATGGCGACGATGGCCGCCGTCACCGGCGCCTCGGCGTACCAGAGCACGCCGCCGAACAGCACGTAGTACAGCGGCGCGAACACCGCCGACACCAGCGAAGCCAGCGACGAATAGCGGAAGAAGAAAGCGATGATCACCCAGGTCAGCGCGGTGGCCAGGCCCAGCCAGCCGCTGATGCCCAGCAGCACGCCCAGTGCCGTGGCCACGCCCTTGCCGCCCTGGAAGCGGAAGAACACCGGGTAGAGATGGCCGAGGAATGCCGCCAGGCCCACCGCCGCCAGCGTGCCGTCGCCCAGGCCCCAGGGCCGGCCGAACCAGTGCACCAGCGCCACGGGCAGCCAGCCCTTGAGGGCGTCGAGCACCAGCGTGGCGATGGCCGCGGGCTTGCTGCCCGAGCGCAGCACGTTGGTCGCGCCCGGGTTGCCGCTGCCGTAGGTGCGCGGGTCGTTCAGCCCCATGATGCGGCTGACGATCACGGCAAACGACAGCGAGCCGATCAGGTAGGCGGCCAGCGTGGCGAGAATGGGATAGAGCGCGTTCAATTCGAGTCCTTGGCCGCAAGGGGCCGGTATGGCAAAAAACAGGCGCGTGGCGGGAACCCGCCGCGCGCGACCGCTATTCTGCCAGCGCGCAGTTCACCGTCTGGGCTTCGAGCAGATCCAGACATACCCGGGGATCGATCTGCACCAGGAAGCCGCGGCGCCCGCCGTTGATGGCGATGCGCGCAAGCTCCAGGATGCTCTGCTCGATGTAGACCGGCATGGCGCGGCGCGTGCCGAAGGGCGAGGTGCCGCCCACGAGGTAGCCGCTGTGCCGGTTGGCGACCTCGGGCTTGCAGGGCTCGACGGACTTGGCGCCGATCTGGCGCGCCAGGTTCTTGGTCGAGACCTTGCGGTCGCCATGCATCAGCACGATCAGCGGCTTCGCGTCCTGGTCCTGCATGACCAGCGTCTTGACCACGCAGTGCTCGTCCAGGCCCAGGCTGGCCGCGCTGTGCGCCGTGCCGCCATGCTCCTGGTACTCGTAGGGATGTTCGGTGAACGCCACCCCGTGGGCGCGCAGCAGCTGCGTGGCGGGGGTCTCGCTCACGTGGACGGACTTCTTGCTCATACCGCGGGATCGCGCATTTCCCAGCGCAACTGGTCGATCCCGGCGCGCAATTCGGCCGGCAGCTGCGTGCCCCAGACGGCGCAGTCTTCCTCGAGCTGCGCCAGCGAGGTCACGCCGATGATGGTGCTGCGCACGCAGCGCTGGGTGTAGCAGAACGCCAGCGCCATCTGCGTGGGGCTGAGGCCGTGGTCGCGCGCGAGCTGGTTGTAGCGCCGCGCCGCAGCCAGCGCGTCGGGCCGGCCCCAGCGCTGCTTGCGCACCGATTCGTACGACAGGCGCGTGCCTTCGGGCGCATCGGGGCCGGTGATGCCGCTCGTGTCGTACTTGCCGCTGAGCAGGCCCACGCCCAGGGGCGAATAGGCCAGCAGCGACACGTCGAGCCGGTCGCAGGTCTCGTCGAGCGCATTGTCGAAGCTGCGGTTGAGCAGGCAGTACGGGTTCTGGATGCTGGCCACGCGCGGCAGGCCATGCTCCTCGGCCAGGCGCACGAACTCGTGCACGCCGTAGGGCGTTTCATTGGACAGGCCCACATTGCGGATCTTGCCCTGGCGCACCAGGGAAGCCAGGGTTTCCAGCTGCTCGCGGATCGGCGTCTGCGTGACTTCCCTGGCCGGGTCGTAGTAGAGCGCGCCAAAGGCCGGCACATGGCGTTCGGGCCAGTGGATCTGGTAGAGGTCGATGACGTCGGTCTGCAGACGGCGCAGGCTGGCTTCGCATGACGCAACGATATCGGCCGCCGTCATGCCCTGGCCCTCGCGGATCCAGGGCATGCCGCGCGAGGGCCCCGCCACCTTGCTCGCCAGCACCATCCGATCGCGCATGCCGGGGCGGCTGGCAAACCAGTTGCCGAGGATGGTCTCGGTCGCGCCGTAGGTGGCGGCGCGCGCCGGCACGGCATACATCTCGGCCGTGTCGAGGAAATTGATGCCCAGTTCCACCGCGCGGTCGAGAATGGCATGCGCCGCGGCTTCATCCACCTGTTCGCCAAAGGTCATCGTGCCCAGGCAAATGGGCGTGACCTGCAGATCGCTTTTTCCTAACTGAACCTTGTGCATGCATTTCTCCGGGGAGCTTGGAATGGAAGCCGCCAGTTTAAGGACTCCCGGGGGCCTCGATGTCCCTGCCACGACTGCCGGCGCACAGGTCGCGGGAAATAATGTCCCCATGTACGACGCCCGACGCCCCAGCCGTTCCGAACACCTGCCGCTGCGCGGCATCGACTACCACGTGCGCGTGTGGGAGGGTGCGCAAGCCGACGGGAAGCCCGCGCCGCTGGTGCTCTTGCATGGCTGGATGGATGTGGGCGCCTCGTACCAGTTCGTCGTCGATGCGTTTTCCGCGGCGTTCATGGCCGGGCGCAGCGTCATCGCACCCGACTGGCGCGGCTTCGGCCTGACGCGGCCCAGGGAGCCGGTCGACCACTACCCGTTCGTCGACTACCTCGCGGACCTGGACCAGTTGCTGGACCATTACGCGCCGGGCCGGCCGGTCGATCTTGTCGGGCACAGCATGGGCGGCAATGTGGCCATGCTCTATGC is a genomic window containing:
- a CDS encoding HD-GYP domain-containing protein produces the protein MQAIALPQAANAPAADAHHEELRGLWAELEAALSLLLEAPLQVQNFEARLRQLADWLQELVAHDSDAALYLVFQLAAESSAGYSASHALVSATLCEVLAPALGLPAHERQALVCAAFTMNIGMTQLQDQLALQREPPNAAQRAQIERHALESQALLVRLFVDDPLWLDTVAAHHPRARAKAPLAQLGAAERLARILASVDRYGAMLSPRKSRGARSATDSVRVIVGSEPTPEDEVGYALVRSVGLCPPGTLVRLDNGDTAVVLRRSSRPLQPLVARVLDGTGQPFKTPALHDTARGAPRIVAALARLDLARRIPPQTMALLGVYVGRSRPASAQEPGEAPAV
- the plsY gene encoding glycerol-3-phosphate 1-O-acyltransferase PlsY, whose amino-acid sequence is MNALYPILATLAAYLIGSLSFAVIVSRIMGLNDPRTYGSGNPGATNVLRSGSKPAAIATLVLDALKGWLPVALVHWFGRPWGLGDGTLAAVGLAAFLGHLYPVFFRFQGGKGVATALGVLLGISGWLGLATALTWVIIAFFFRYSSLASLVSAVFAPLYYVLFGGVLWYAEAPVTAAIVAMGLLLIWRHRENIKRLMAGKESRLGKKAPGAGKGG
- the ybaK gene encoding Cys-tRNA(Pro) deacylase, whose protein sequence is MSKKSVHVSETPATQLLRAHGVAFTEHPYEYQEHGGTAHSAASLGLDEHCVVKTLVMQDQDAKPLIVLMHGDRKVSTKNLARQIGAKSVEPCKPEVANRHSGYLVGGTSPFGTRRAMPVYIEQSILELARIAINGGRRGFLVQIDPRVCLDLLEAQTVNCALAE
- a CDS encoding aldo/keto reductase, which produces MHKVQLGKSDLQVTPICLGTMTFGEQVDEAAAHAILDRAVELGINFLDTAEMYAVPARAATYGATETILGNWFASRPGMRDRMVLASKVAGPSRGMPWIREGQGMTAADIVASCEASLRRLQTDVIDLYQIHWPERHVPAFGALYYDPAREVTQTPIREQLETLASLVRQGKIRNVGLSNETPYGVHEFVRLAEEHGLPRVASIQNPYCLLNRSFDNALDETCDRLDVSLLAYSPLGVGLLSGKYDTSGITGPDAPEGTRLSYESVRKQRWGRPDALAAARRYNQLARDHGLSPTQMALAFCYTQRCVRSTIIGVTSLAQLEEDCAVWGTQLPAELRAGIDQLRWEMRDPAV